One Agelaius phoeniceus isolate bAgePho1 chromosome 8, bAgePho1.hap1, whole genome shotgun sequence genomic region harbors:
- the TPR gene encoding nucleoprotein TPR isoform X4 translates to MAAVLQQLLERAELAKLPRAVQGKLERFLGDQQGEIDGLRARHERFKVDSEQQYFEVEKRLAQSQERLVNETQECQTLREELKKLHEQLKVLNEKNKELEAAQDRNAAVQSQLIREKEELEAEKRDLVRTTERRSQEVEHLNEDVKRLNEKLTEANTEKAKLQLKLDELQTSDVSMKYREKRLEQEKELLQNQNTWLNAELKAKTDELLHTAREKGNEILELKCSLENKKEEVSRMEEQVNSLKQSNENLQKHVEELLNKLKEAKEQQTSMEERFHNELNAHMKLSNLYKSAADDSEAKSNELTGAVEELHKLLKEAGEANKAAQEHLAEVEESKATMEKELREKISKLEKELENANDLLSATKRKGAILSEEELAAMSPTAAAVAKVVKPGMKLTELYNAYVETQDQLHMEKLENRRINKYLDEIVQEVEAKAPILKRQREEFERSQKAVASLSAKLEQAMKEIHRLQDSADQANKHASFFERESQRLEVRVKDLSQQICVLLMELEEARGNHVIRDEAVSSADISSSSEVITQHLVSYRNIQELQQQNQRLLVALRELGEAREKEEQETTSSKISELQSQLDEALSELQQLRESRQHQLQLVESIIRQRDMFRILLTQTTGAIIPLQASGMLPEEICLTSTPKRPNLPQSMATPAPVSMSESVETVEAKAALKQLQEVFENYKKEKAENDKLLNEQNEKLQEQVTDLRSQNAKISTQLEFASKRYEMLQDNVEGYRREITSLHERTQKLTATTQKQEQIINTMTQDLRGANEKLAVAEVRAENLKKEKDILKMSDVRLTQQRDSLLVEQRGQNLLLTNLRTIQGILERSETETKQRLNNQIEKLEREISQLKKKLESEVEQRHSLTKNQEVHILDLKRQLETETNRHINTKELLKNAQKENAMLKQQLNNTEAQLTSQSSQRPPGKGQPSTNEDVDDLVSRLRQAEEQVNDLRERLKTSSSNVEQYRAMVLSLEESLNKEKQVTEEVRTTVEARLKESSEYQAQLEKKLMESEKEKQELQEEKRKAVENMEQQLSELKKSLSAVQSEVQEALQRASTALNNEQQARRDCQEQAMMASEAQNKYERELMLHAADVEALQAIKEQVAKNAAVRQQLEEAAQKAESELLESKASWEERERMIKDEASKLASRCEDLEKQNRLLHEQLESMSNKMVTSMKEAIPTAANVSLSEEGKSQEQILEILRFIRREKEIAETRFEVAQVESLRYRQRVEHLERELQELQDSLNAEREKVQVTAKTIAQHEELMKKTETMNILIETNKMLREEKERLEQELQQIQAKVRKLEADILPLQESNAELSEKSGMLQAEKKLLEEDVKRWKARTQHLLSQQKDTDLEEYRKLLSEKEANAKRVQQMSEETGRLKAEVARTNASLTTSQNLVQSLKDEVTKIRTEKDTLQKELDAKVADIQEKVKTITQVKKIGRRYKTQYEELKAQHDKMVAESSTLPLAEPQEDQVSAQEVQELKDTLSQAEVKTKNLETQVESLQKTITEKETEVRNLQEQIMQLQTELARFHQDLQEKTTQEEQLRQQITEKEEKTRKTLLAAKQKIAQLAGTKEQLTKENEEWKQKSSSLEEQKTELEVRMSALKSQYEGRICRLERELREQQERHHEQRDEPPESTNKVPEQQRQISLKSTPASGERGIASTSDPPTANIKPTPVVSTPSKVTAAAMAGNKSTPRASIRPMVTPATVTNPTTTPTATVMPTTQVETQEAMQSEGPVEHVPVFGSASGSVRSTSPNVQTSLPQPILTVQQQTQATAFVQPTQQSHAQIEPAAQEPAPAIVEVVQSSQIERPSTSTAVFGTVSATPSSSLSKRSREEEEDNTVENSDQISEETVDAPTSKKLRIMQRVGPEEEVTAEESTDGEVEAQTYNQDSQDSIGEGVTQGEYAAMEDSEETSQSIPIDLGSLQSDQQNTSSSQDGQSKRDDVIVIDSDDEDDDDEENEGEQEDYDDEEEEDEDDDEDTGMGDEGDDSNEGTGSADGNDGYEADDAEGADGTDPGTETEESMGGAESNQRAADSQNSGEGSTSAAESTFAHESLREQQPSSASSERQGPRPPQSPRRPPHPLPPRLTIHAPPQELGPPVQRIQMTRRQSVGRGLQLTPGIGGMQHFFDDEDRTVPSTPTLVVPHRTDGFAEAIHSPQVAGVPRFRFGPPEDMPQTSSSHSDLGQLASQGGLGMYETPLFLAHEEESGGRSVPTTPLQVAAPVTVFTESASADASEHASQSVPMVTTSTGSLSTTTEPGAGDDADEVFAEAESEGITSEAGLEIDSQQEEESVQASDESDLPSTSQDPPSSSSADTSSTQPKSLRRVRLQPPTLRTGVRGRQFNRQRGVTHAMGGRGGLNRGNIS, encoded by the exons AGGATGTTAAACGTTTAAATGAAAAGCTCACAGAGGCCAACACAGAAAAGGCAAAACTTCAGCTGAAGTTGGATGAGCTTCAAACATCAGATGTTTCCATGAAG TACCGGGAGAAAAGGCTGGAGCaagagaaggagctgctgcagaaccAGAACACATGGCTGAATGCTGAGCTGAAAGCTAAAACAGATGAGCTGCTCCATACTGCCAGGGAGAAAGGCAATGAAATCCTGGAGCTCAAATGCAGTCTGGAGAACAAAAAGGAGGAG GTTTCCAGAATGGAGGAGCAGGTGAACAGCTTGAAACAGTCAAATGAAAACCTCCAGAAGCATGTTGAAGAACTTTTGAATAAACTAAAGGAG GCAAAAGAGCAGCAGACAAGCATGGAAGAGAGATTCCACAATGAACTGAATGCTCACATGAAATTATCCAACTTGTATAAG AGTGCTGCTGATGACTCAGAGGCAAAGAGCAATGAGCTGACAGGAGCAGTGGAAGAGCTGCACAAGCTCCTGAAGGAAGCAGGGGAAG CTAATAAAGCAGCCCAGGAGCATTTGGCTGAGGTGGAGGAGTCAAAAGCCAccatggagaaggagctgagagAGAAGATCAGtaagctggagaaggagctggagaatgCCAATGATTTACTGTCAGCTACGAAGCGCAAag GAGCCATCCTGTCCGAGGAGGAGCTGGCAGCCATGTctcccactgctgcagcagtggcCAAAGTGGTCAAGCCTGGCATGAAGTTAACTGAG CTGTACAATGCCTATGTAGAAACTCAGGATCAGTTGCATATGGAGAAGCTGGAGAATAGGAGAATCAATAAATATTTGGATGAAATAGTGCAGGAAGTAGAAGCCAAAGCCCCAATCTTAAAACGTCAGCGTGAAGAATTTGAGCGTTCCCAAAAAGCTGTTGCGAGTCTGTCTGCAAAGCTTGAACAAGCTATGAAG GAGATCCATCGCCTGCAGGACAGCGCTGACCAGGCCAACAAACACGCCTCCTTCTTTGAGAGGGAGAGCCAGAGACTGGAGGTGCGAGTGAAGGATCTCTCTCAGCAG ATCTGTGTGCTGTTAATGGAACTGGAAGAAGCCAGAGGCAACCACGTGATCCGTGATGAAGCAGTGAGCTCtgctgacatcagcagctcTTCTGAAGTGATCACTCAACACCTGGTCTCCTACAGAAATATCCAAGAGCTTCAGCAGCAGAATCAGCGTCTCCTGGTGGCTCTTCGGGAGCTGGGGGAGGCAAGAGAAAAAGAGGAGCAAGAAACAACATCATCTAA gatctctgagctgcagagccagctggaTGAGGCCCTcagtgagctgcagcagctgcgggAGTCGCggcagcaccagctgcagctcGTGGAGTCCATCATCCGCCAGCGGGACATGTTCCGCATCCTGCTCACCCAGACCACGGGGGCCATCATTCCTCTGCAAG CTTCAGGTATGTTACCAGAGGAGATCTGTCTTACATCTACTCCAAAGCGCCCAAATTTACCTCAGTCCATGGCAACTCCTGCTCCAGTGTCCATGAGTGAGTCTGTGGAGACTGTGGAGGCCAAGGCTGCTCTTAAGCAG TTACAAGAAGTTTTTGAGaactataaaaaagaaaaggcagagaacGACAAGCTTCTGAATGAGCAGAATGAAAAGCTTCAGGAGCAGGTCACAGACTTGAGGTCACAAAATGCAAAGATATCCACACAGCTGGAATTTGCCTCCAAACG GTACGAGATGCTGCAGGATAACGTGGAAGGCTATCGCCGGGAAATCACCTCCCTGCACGAGAGAACCCAGAAACTCACAGCGACCACTCAGAAGCAGGAGCAGATCATTAACACCATGACTCAGGACCTGAGGGGAGCTAATGAAAAACTGGCAGTGGCAGAG GTGAGAGCAGAAAACttgaaaaaagagaaggataTCCTGAAGATGTCAGATGTGCGCCTGACTCAGCAACGTGACTCTCTGCTGGTTGAACAAAGAGGACAGAACTTGCTGCTCACCAATTTGAGAACAATTCAG GGAATACTTGAGAGATCTGAGACAGAAACAAAGCAGAGACTCAATAATCAGATAGAAAAGCTTGAACGTGAGATATCTCAGCTGAAGAAGAAACTGGAAAGTGAGGTGGAACAAAGACATTCCCTTACCAAGAATCAGGAG GTTCATATCCTGGACCTGAAGAGGCAGCTGGAGACAGAGACCAACCGTCACATCAACACAAAGGAGCTCCTGAAGAACGCCCAGAAGGAAAATGCCATGCtgaaacagcagctgaacaacACTGAGgcccagctcacatcccagtCCTCACAAAGGCCTCCAGGGAAAG GTCAGCCTAGTACAAATGAAGATGTGGATGATCTTGTAAGTCGTCTGAGACAAGCTGAGGAGCAAGTCAATGACCTAAGAGAAAGGCTCAAGACTAGTTCCAGTAATGTGGAGCAGTACAGGGCCATGGTTCTTAGCCTGGAGGAATCCCTCAATAAGGAAAAACAA GTGACAGAGGAAGTACGTACAACAGTTGAAGCTCGTCTGAAGGAGTCTTCAGAATAtcaggcacagctggaaaagAAGTTGATGgagtcagaaaaagaaaaacaggagctgcaggaggagaagcGTAAAGCAGTGGAGAACATGGAGCAGCAG CTTTCAGAGCTGAAGAAGAGTCTGTCAGCTGTGCAGTCAGAAGTTCAGGAAGCTCTTCAgagagccagcacagctttgAATAATGAACAACAGGCCAGGAGGGACTGCCAGGAGCAA GCAATGATGGCTTCTGAAGCTCAGAACAAATATGAGCGGGAGTTGATGCTTCATGCTGCTGATGTGGAGGCACTGCAGGCCATCAAAGAGCAAGTCGCCAAGAATGCAGCtgtgaggcagcagctggaggaggctgctCAGAAAGCAGAGTCTGAGCTCTTGGAATCCAAAGCCTcctgggaagagagagagagaatgatCAAG GATGAAGCTTCAAAACTTGCATCCCGCTGTGAGGATCTGGAGAAACAAAATCGATTATTACATGAGCAGCTGGAGAGCATGAGCAATAAGATGGTGACTTCCATGAAAGAAGCCATCCCAACTGCAGCAAATGTTTCTCTCAGTGAGGAAGGCAAATCCCAGGAACAAATCTTAGAAATTCTTCG GTTTATCCGTCGGGAGAAGGAGATTGCGGAGACGAGGTTTGAGGTGGCGCAGGTGGAGAGCCTGCGATACCGCCAGAGAGTGGAGCACCTGGAGagggagctccaggagctgcaggacagcctcaACGCTGAGAGGGAGAAGGTGCAG GTAACAGCAAAAACCATTGCACAGCATGAAGAATTAATGAAGAAAACTGAGACCATGAACATACTCATAGAAACCAACAAGATGTTaagggaagagaaggagaggctggagcaAGAGCTACAGCAGATACAAGCAAAA GTACGCAAGCTCGAGGCAGACATCCTGCCCCTGCAAGAGTCCAATGCTGAGCTCAGTGAGAAGAGTGGaatgctgcaggcagagaagAAGCTCTTGGAAGAGGATGTTAAACGCTGGAAAGCCCGGACTCAG CACTTACTGAGCCAGCAGAAGGACACCGATCTGGAAGAGTATCGAAAGCTGCTCTCTGAGAAGGAGGCAAATGCCAAGCGTGTCCAGCAGATGAGTGAAGAAACAGGCAGGCTTAAAGCAGAAGTTGCCAG AACTAATGCATCCTTGACTACAAGCCAGAATCTTGTTCAGAGCCTGAAGGATGAAGTAACTAAAATAAGAACAGAAAAGGACACTTTGCAGAAAGAACTAGATGCTAAAGTGGCTGACATACAGGAAAAAGTGAAAACTATAACACAGGTCAAGAAAATCGGTCGCAGGTACAAAACTCAGTATGAGGAGCTGAAAGCACAGCATGATAAG ATGGTTGCTGAATCATCAACTCTGCCTTTGGCAGAACCACAAGAAGACCAAGTTTCTGCCCAGGAAGTACAAGAGCTAAAAGACACTCTCAGTCAAGCTGAGGTGAAGACAAAGAATTTGGAGACTCAGGTTGAAAGTTTACAAAAG ACAATAACAGAAAAGGAAACTGAAGTTAGAAATCTCCAGGAGCAGATAATGCAGCTCCAGACAGAACTGGCCCGTTTCCATCAAGATCTGCAAGAGAAGACTACACAGGAAGAACAGCTCAGGCAACAGATcacagagaaggaagagaaaacaagGAAGACCTTGCTTGCAGCCAAGCAGAAAATTGCACAGTTAGCTG GTACAAAAGAGCAGCTCACAAAGGAGAATGAGGAGTGGAAGCAGaagagcagctccctggaggagcagaagaCGGAGCTGGAGGTGCGGATGAGCGCCCTGAAGTCCCAGTACGAGGGGCGGATCTGCCGCCTGGAGAGGGAGCTCCGGGAGCAGCAGGAGCGGCACCACGAGCAGCGGGATGAGCCCCCAGAGTCCACAAACAAG GTCCCAGAACAGCAGAGGCAAATCTCACTCAAGTCTACTCCAGCTTCAGGTGAAAGAGGAAT TGCCAGCACTTCAGATCCTCCAACAGCAAACATTAAACCAACTCCTGTTGTGTCAACTCCCAGTAAAGTGACTGCTGCTGCAATGGCTGGGAATAAGTCTACTCCAAGGGCCAGCATCCGTCCCATGGTGACTCCTGCCACAGTCACCAATCCCACCACTACCCCCACAGCCACAGTTATGCCAACAACACAGGTGGAGACTCAGGAAG CCATGCAGTCGGAAGGACCCGTGGAGCACGTCCCGGTGTTCGGCAGTGCCAGCGGCTCCGTGCGCTCCACCAGCCCCAACGTGCAGacatctctgccccagcccatcCTGACTGTGCAGCAGCAGACCCAGGCCACTGCCTTTGTGCAGCCCACCCAGCAAAGCCACGCTCAGATCGAGCCTGCAGCTCAGGAGCCAGCCCCTGCCATCGTGGAGGTGGTGCAGAGCTCCCAGATAGAGAGGCCCTCCACATCCACAGCCGTGTTTGGCACAG TTTCAGCTACCCCCAGTTCCTCACTGTCTAAACGCTCccgagaggaggaggaggacaacaCTGTGGAGAACTCAGACCAGATCTCTGAGGAAACAGTGGATGCACCTACTTCAAAGAAACTGAGAATCATGCAGAGAGTTGGGCCTGAG GAGGAAGTGACAGCAGAAGAGAGCACTGATGGAGAAGTGGAGGCACAAACATACAATCAAGACTCACAAGACTCCATTGGAGAA GGTGTGACACAGGGGGAGTACGCGGCCATGGAGGACAGCGAGGAGACCTCCCAGTCTATCCCTATAGACCTGGGGTCCCTTCAATCAGACCAACAAAACACTTCTTCATCTCAGGATGGCCAGTCCAAGAGAGATGATGTGATTGTAATTGATagtgatgatgaagatgatgatgatgaagaaaaTGAAGGGGAGCAGGAA GATTATgatgatgaggaagaggaggacgAGGATGACGATGAAGACACAGGCATGGGAGATGAAGGTGATGACAGCAATGAAGGAACTGGTAGTGCTGATGGCAATGATGGATATGAAGCAGATGATGCTGAG GGTGCTGATGGTACAGATCCTGGAACAGAGACTGAAGAGAGCATGGGAGGAGCTGAAAGCAACCAGAGGGCAGCAGATTCCCAAAACAGTG GAGAAGGGAGCACGAGTGCTGCAGAGTCCACGTTTGCCCACGAGAGCCTGCGGGAGCAGCAGCCGTCATCGGCATCGTCCGAGCGCCAGGGCCCGCGGCCCCCGCAGTCCCCAAGGAGGCCCCCGCACCCTCTGCCCCCCCGGCTCACCATCCACGCccctccccaggagctggggccCCCAGTGCAG AGAATCCAGATGACTCGAAGACAGTCGGTGGGGCGAGGGCTTCAGCTGACCCCTGGGATAGGTGGAATG cagcacttcttTGATGATGAGGACAGGACAGTTCCAAGCACACCAACTCTTGTAGTTCCACATCGTACAGATGGATTTGCAGAAGCTATTCA TTCCCCCCAGGTAGCTGGAGTTCCTCGGTTCAGATTTGGGCCCCCTGAAGATATGCCACAAACCAGCTCCAGTCACTCTGATCTTGGGCAGCTGGCATCACAAGGAG GTTTAGGGATGTATGAAACCCCACTGTTCCTTGCCCACGAGGAGGAATCAGGGGGTCGTAGTGTCCCCACAACACCGTTACAAGTGGCAGCACCGG tgacggtgttcacagagAGTGCCTCGGCCGACGCCTCGGAGCACGCGTCCCAGTCCGTGCCCATGGTCACCACCTCCACCGGCAGCCTGTCCACCACCACCGAGCCCGGCGCCGGCGATGATGCCGACGAGGTCTTCGCAGAGGCAGAGTCTGAGGG CATTACTTCAGAAGCAGGTCTAGAAATCGATAGCCAGCAAGAAGAAGAATCTGTTCAGGCATCTGATGAGTCAGATCTTCCTTCAACTAGTCAGGATCCTCCTTCAAGTTCATCTGCAG ACACGAGCAGCACTCAGCCCAAGTCCCTGCGCCGTGTGCGGCTGCAGCCCCCGACGCTGAGGACGGGCGTGCGTGGCCGGCAGTTCAACAGGCAGAGGG GTGTAACTCATGCCATGGGAGGCAGAGGAGGCCTGAACAGAGGAAACATTAGTTAA